In Phreatobacter aquaticus, a single genomic region encodes these proteins:
- a CDS encoding amino acid ABC transporter substrate-binding protein: MISLKSVSAAAIALIVGAGAALAQTSAQSTLARIKERGHILCGSSQGVPGFSQPDNAGVWRGFDTDFCRALAAAIFDDPDKARYLPLASKDRLIALQGGNIDVLSRTTTWSIGRELGQGLAFTAINYYDGQGFLVRKSANLKSVRELNGATICVSQGTTNELNLADYFRTNGLTYQVVTFGSLDEVSKAYDTGRCDAYTTDMSQLATNRLLLTKPDDHMVLPEVISKEPLGPWVRKGDPQWFDIVRWTLFAMIGAEELGVTQANLPDMLKSTNPEIKRLLGVDGNFGEQLGLTRDWAARIIRHVGNYGESFDRNLGAGSRVGLPRGPNALWNAGGLQYSPPFR; the protein is encoded by the coding sequence GGAGCGCGGCCATATCCTCTGCGGATCGAGCCAGGGCGTGCCCGGCTTCTCGCAGCCGGACAATGCCGGCGTCTGGCGCGGCTTCGATACCGATTTCTGTCGGGCGCTCGCCGCCGCCATCTTCGACGATCCCGACAAGGCGCGCTATCTGCCGCTCGCCTCAAAGGACCGGCTGATCGCGCTGCAGGGCGGCAATATCGACGTGCTCTCGCGCACCACCACCTGGTCGATCGGCCGCGAACTCGGCCAGGGCCTCGCCTTCACCGCCATCAATTATTACGACGGCCAGGGCTTTCTGGTGCGCAAGTCCGCCAATCTCAAGTCGGTGCGCGAGCTGAACGGCGCCACGATCTGCGTCTCGCAGGGCACCACCAACGAGCTCAATCTCGCCGACTATTTCCGCACCAACGGGCTGACCTACCAGGTCGTCACCTTCGGCAGCCTCGACGAGGTGTCCAAGGCCTATGACACCGGCCGCTGCGATGCCTACACCACCGACATGTCGCAGCTGGCCACCAATCGTCTGCTGCTGACGAAACCCGACGACCACATGGTCTTGCCGGAAGTGATCTCCAAGGAGCCACTGGGACCCTGGGTGCGCAAGGGCGACCCGCAATGGTTCGACATCGTCCGCTGGACGCTGTTCGCCATGATCGGCGCCGAGGAACTGGGTGTCACCCAGGCCAATCTCCCGGACATGCTGAAAAGCACCAATCCCGAGATCAAGCGGCTGCTCGGCGTCGACGGCAATTTCGGCGAGCAATTGGGCCTCACCCGCGACTGGGCGGCGCGCATCATCCGCCATGTCGGCAATTACGGCGAGAGTTTCGACCGCAATCTCGGCGCCGGCAGCCGCGTCGGCCTGCCGCGCGGGCCGAATGCGCTCTGGAATGCCGGCGGCCTCCAATATTCGCCACCGTTCCGGTGA
- a CDS encoding amino acid ABC transporter substrate-binding protein, translating into MTLAKSASTACAAVLLILAGGVASAQTPSSQNTLARIKERGVLECGTNQGVPGFSMPDSQGRWTGFDVEFCRGLAAAIFDDPNKVRFSPLSSKDRFVALQSSQIDVLARQTTWTISREISQGLSFTAINYYDGQGFLVRKSLGVKSALEFAGATVCVPQGTTSELNAADYFRTNNIRYQMVAFATVDEVIKAYESGRCDTYTTDMSALAGSRFLMQNPDDHMILPEVISKEPLGPWVRKADPQWFDIVRWTLFAMLSAEELGVTQANVQEMLKSANPEIKRLLGVDSNYGETLGLTRDWAFRIIKHMGNYGESFERNLGSGSRIGLPRGPNRMWNAGGLQYSPPFR; encoded by the coding sequence ATGACATTGGCGAAATCCGCATCCACCGCCTGCGCGGCGGTGCTGCTGATCCTGGCTGGCGGCGTCGCCTCGGCCCAAACGCCCAGCAGTCAGAACACGCTGGCCCGCATCAAGGAGCGCGGCGTGCTGGAATGCGGCACCAATCAGGGCGTGCCGGGCTTTTCCATGCCCGACAGCCAGGGCCGCTGGACCGGCTTCGACGTCGAATTCTGCCGCGGGCTGGCCGCAGCCATTTTTGACGATCCGAACAAGGTGCGCTTCAGCCCGCTCTCGTCCAAGGACCGCTTCGTCGCCCTGCAATCGAGCCAGATCGACGTTCTGGCGCGCCAGACCACCTGGACCATCAGCCGCGAGATCAGCCAGGGCCTGTCGTTCACGGCCATCAATTACTACGACGGCCAGGGTTTCCTGGTGCGCAAGTCGCTCGGCGTGAAATCGGCGCTGGAATTTGCTGGCGCCACCGTCTGCGTGCCGCAGGGCACCACCAGCGAACTCAATGCCGCCGACTATTTCCGCACCAACAATATCCGCTACCAGATGGTCGCCTTCGCCACCGTCGACGAGGTGATCAAGGCCTATGAGAGCGGCCGCTGCGACACCTACACCACCGACATGTCGGCGCTCGCCGGTTCGCGCTTCCTCATGCAGAACCCCGACGACCACATGATCCTGCCGGAGGTCATCTCCAAGGAGCCGCTGGGCCCATGGGTGCGCAAGGCCGATCCACAATGGTTCGACATCGTCCGCTGGACCCTGTTCGCCATGCTCTCGGCGGAGGAACTGGGCGTCACCCAGGCCAATGTCCAGGAGATGCTGAAAAGCGCCAATCCCGAGATCAAGCGGCTGCTCGGCGTCGACAGCAATTATGGCGAGACGCTGGGGCTGACGCGCGACTGGGCGTTCCGCATCATCAAGCACATGGGCAATTACGGCGAGAGCTTCGAGCGCAATCTTGGGAGCGGCAGCCGCATCGGCCTGCCGCGCGGCCCAAACCGGATGTGGAACGCCGGCGGTCTGCAATATTCGCCGCCGTTCCGCTGA
- a CDS encoding DsbA family protein yields MALTYLFDPLCGWCYGAAPMMRRLAAEPGLAVELSPTGLFSGHGARPMDEGFAAYAWSNDQRIAKLSGQPFSEAYRDQVLAAGGRFDSGPATLALTAVRLTAPEREWEALTALQKARYVEGGNIVTEAGAAAVLQGLGLDAAAARLAAPDGELIAENQARMAKAGQLMAAFRVNGVPAVIVTGQGGRQLLPANALFGDAEPLIAALKAA; encoded by the coding sequence ATTGCTCTGACCTATCTGTTCGATCCGCTCTGCGGCTGGTGCTATGGCGCCGCCCCGATGATGCGCAGGCTCGCCGCCGAACCCGGCCTTGCCGTCGAGCTGAGCCCGACCGGGCTGTTTTCCGGCCATGGCGCGCGGCCCATGGACGAGGGCTTTGCCGCCTATGCCTGGTCGAACGACCAGCGGATCGCGAAGCTGAGCGGCCAGCCCTTTTCCGAAGCCTATCGCGACCAGGTGCTGGCGGCCGGCGGCCGGTTCGATTCAGGCCCGGCGACGCTGGCGCTGACCGCGGTGCGGCTGACCGCGCCGGAGCGGGAATGGGAGGCGCTCACGGCCCTCCAGAAGGCCCGCTATGTCGAGGGCGGCAATATCGTCACCGAGGCCGGCGCTGCCGCTGTTCTCCAAGGTCTCGGCCTCGATGCGGCGGCGGCAAGGCTTGCCGCGCCGGATGGCGAGCTGATCGCGGAGAACCAGGCCCGCATGGCCAAGGCGGGGCAGCTGATGGCAGCCTTCCGCGTCAACGGCGTGCCGGCGGTGATCGTCACCGGCCAGGGCGGTCGCCAGCTTCTGCCGGCGAATGCCCTGTTCGGAGACGCCGAACCGCTGATCGCGGCGCTGAAGGCCGCCTGA
- a CDS encoding arginyltransferase, with product MTQQPRDTPQFYLTAPTTCPYLPGQFERKVFTHLVGPKAPDLNDVLTQGGFRRSQSIAYRPACENCRACVSVRVPVDTFRLSRSYRRVMRRNADLVGEMRMAVPTSEQYSTFRAYLDWRHRAGGMADMTVLDYAMMVEDSHVKTRLVEYRRRDINTSVTGKSKGELVACVLTDILSDGLSLVYSFFEPGEAERSLGTLVILDHIARAKMMGLPFVYLGYWVQGSPKMDYKARFLPQERLQPEGWVSYDG from the coding sequence TTGACCCAGCAGCCGCGCGACACACCGCAATTCTACCTGACCGCGCCGACGACCTGTCCCTATCTGCCGGGCCAGTTCGAGCGGAAGGTGTTCACCCATCTGGTCGGGCCCAAGGCACCTGACCTCAACGATGTGCTGACCCAGGGCGGATTCCGGCGTTCGCAGTCGATCGCCTACCGCCCGGCCTGCGAGAATTGCCGGGCCTGCGTGTCGGTGCGCGTGCCGGTGGACACGTTCCGGCTGAGCCGCTCCTACCGACGAGTGATGCGGCGCAATGCCGATCTGGTCGGCGAGATGCGGATGGCCGTGCCGACCTCCGAACAATATTCGACCTTCCGCGCCTATCTGGACTGGCGCCACCGCGCCGGCGGCATGGCCGACATGACCGTGCTCGACTACGCGATGATGGTGGAGGACTCACACGTGAAGACGCGGCTGGTGGAATATCGCCGGCGCGACATCAACACCTCCGTCACCGGCAAGTCGAAGGGCGAACTGGTCGCCTGCGTTCTCACCGACATCCTCTCCGACGGGTTGTCGCTGGTCTATTCGTTCTTCGAGCCCGGCGAGGCGGAGCGCTCGCTCGGCACGCTGGTCATCCTCGACCACATCGCTCGCGCAAAGATGATGGGACTTCCCTTCGTCTATCTCGGCTATTGGGTTCAGGGCTCGCCCAAGATGGACTACAAGGCGCGCTTCCTGCCGCAGGAGCGCCTGCAGCCCGAGGGCTGGGTCTCCTATGACGGGTGA
- a CDS encoding threonine ammonia-lyase: protein MTVSFADIEAARKILAGRVVRTPMLPAQGLSAITGADVFVKYENMQATNSFKERGGLVKLTSLGEVDRKRGVIAMSAGNHAQAVALHAARLGIAATIVMPETTPYVKVAATRAHGARVVLDGETVAEAQARAEEIQIAEGLVWVHPYDDEAVITGQGSIACEMLEDVPDLDCLVIPIGGGGLISGNAIAAKTIRPAIEIVGVEAELYPSMRNALKGETRPIGGPTLAEGIAVKIVGRSTLPIVRELVSDVVLVGETLLERAVNLYLTRQKTIAEGAGAAGLAALLAEPERFRGRKVGLILCGGNIDPRILAAIMVRELEREDRIASFRISIPDRPGMLGKVATLLGRLGANVLEVEHRRLFLDTPAKGAKLDVTVETRDSEHVREIMTAFAAEGLPMAKIIAGGGDLA from the coding sequence TTGACCGTTTCATTCGCCGATATCGAGGCCGCCCGGAAGATCCTTGCGGGGCGGGTGGTGCGCACCCCGATGCTGCCGGCGCAGGGCCTGTCCGCCATCACCGGCGCCGATGTCTTTGTGAAATACGAGAACATGCAGGCGACCAATTCCTTCAAGGAGCGCGGCGGGCTGGTGAAGCTGACGAGCCTGGGCGAGGTCGACCGCAAACGCGGCGTCATCGCCATGTCGGCCGGCAACCATGCCCAGGCGGTCGCGCTCCACGCCGCCCGGCTCGGCATTGCCGCCACCATCGTGATGCCGGAGACGACGCCCTACGTGAAAGTGGCCGCGACCCGTGCCCACGGCGCGCGCGTCGTGCTGGACGGCGAGACCGTGGCGGAAGCCCAGGCCCGCGCCGAGGAGATCCAGATTGCCGAGGGGCTGGTCTGGGTCCATCCCTATGACGACGAGGCGGTGATCACCGGCCAGGGCTCGATCGCCTGCGAAATGCTGGAGGACGTTCCCGATCTCGACTGTCTGGTGATCCCGATCGGCGGCGGCGGGCTGATCTCCGGCAATGCCATTGCCGCCAAGACGATCCGCCCGGCCATCGAGATCGTCGGCGTGGAGGCCGAGCTCTATCCCTCCATGCGCAATGCGCTGAAGGGCGAGACGCGCCCGATCGGCGGCCCGACGCTGGCCGAGGGCATCGCGGTCAAGATCGTCGGTCGCTCGACCCTGCCGATCGTCCGCGAGCTCGTGTCCGATGTGGTGCTGGTCGGCGAAACGCTGCTGGAACGCGCGGTCAACCTTTATCTCACCCGCCAGAAGACCATTGCCGAAGGCGCTGGCGCGGCCGGCCTTGCCGCGCTGCTCGCCGAGCCCGAGCGGTTCCGCGGCCGCAAGGTCGGCCTGATCCTGTGCGGCGGCAATATCGACCCGCGCATCCTCGCCGCCATCATGGTGCGCGAACTGGAGCGTGAGGACCGCATCGCCTCGTTCCGCATCTCCATCCCCGACCGTCCGGGCATGCTGGGCAAGGTCGCGACGCTGCTCGGTCGACTGGGCGCCAATGTGCTGGAGGTGGAGCACCGCAGGCTGTTCCTCGACACGCCGGCCAAGGGCGCCAAGCTCGACGTGACGGTTGAGACCCGCGACAGCGAGCATGTCCGCGAGATCATGACGGCGTTCGCGGCCGAAGGGCTGCCGATGGCGAAGATTATTGCTGGTGGCGGGGACCTCGCCTGA
- a CDS encoding branched-chain amino acid ABC transporter permease gives MWRLGAGLIGLCLMLAGCATTIEPDHLRICRDVLPALHPEGTALRETRQMPVEGVPFTVRIDYLAREPGRLQQVRYLVCQFAGGGNDAGRFELAALLTDAGPVSEVKRTIIQRWWLGDAAALAEASRQRQAQTIARVPMAVAYGAQQVANGLVPAALYGLLASAYALVYGLLGRINLAFGEIAVAGAYAALGMVAATSAALGLPLGLALATLLGSLTAACFGLAVARGLITPLLGASGGRSGQTVLVATIGLAVALSEGLRIIHGSSARWAPPVGSEPIPLMRAGEFVTTVTANQLAVFALASLAAISLLLVMRFSRFGRAWRAFADDPGMAALSGIDAGRLVALTFALAGAAAGLAGTAHALHFGSAHFALGTVFGLKALTAAILGGIGSLPGALLGGIALGLAETLWSGYLPIQWRDVAVFSALVLIIVIRPQGLFSPDRRPV, from the coding sequence ATGTGGCGCCTTGGCGCCGGTCTCATCGGGCTCTGCCTGATGCTGGCCGGCTGCGCCACGACAATCGAACCCGATCACCTCAGGATCTGCCGGGACGTGCTGCCGGCGCTGCATCCCGAGGGCACGGCGCTGCGCGAGACGCGGCAGATGCCGGTCGAGGGCGTGCCCTTCACCGTCAGGATCGACTATCTCGCCCGAGAACCCGGCCGTTTGCAGCAGGTTCGCTATCTCGTCTGCCAATTCGCCGGCGGTGGCAATGATGCCGGCCGTTTCGAGCTTGCGGCGCTCCTGACCGATGCCGGGCCTGTCAGCGAGGTGAAGCGGACAATCATCCAGCGCTGGTGGCTGGGCGATGCAGCAGCGCTGGCGGAGGCCTCGCGGCAGCGGCAGGCTCAAACCATCGCGCGCGTGCCGATGGCCGTCGCCTATGGCGCGCAGCAAGTGGCCAACGGCCTGGTACCGGCAGCGCTTTATGGCCTGCTCGCCTCAGCCTATGCCCTCGTCTATGGCCTGCTCGGCCGGATCAACCTGGCCTTCGGCGAGATCGCGGTTGCCGGTGCCTATGCGGCGCTGGGCATGGTGGCCGCCACATCCGCCGCGCTCGGATTGCCCCTCGGGTTGGCACTCGCAACCCTTCTCGGAAGCCTGACCGCCGCCTGCTTCGGCCTTGCCGTCGCGCGCGGCCTGATAACCCCGCTGCTCGGCGCCAGCGGCGGACGGAGCGGCCAGACCGTGCTGGTCGCCACCATCGGGCTGGCGGTCGCGCTGTCGGAGGGCCTGCGGATCATCCATGGATCCAGCGCACGCTGGGCGCCGCCGGTGGGCTCCGAGCCGATCCCGCTGATGCGGGCTGGCGAGTTCGTCACGACGGTGACTGCGAACCAGTTGGCCGTGTTCGCGCTGGCATCTCTCGCCGCAATCTCCCTGCTTCTGGTGATGCGGTTCAGCCGGTTCGGCCGCGCCTGGCGCGCCTTTGCAGACGATCCCGGCATGGCGGCATTGTCCGGCATCGATGCCGGCCGGCTGGTCGCCCTCACCTTCGCGCTGGCGGGCGCCGCTGCCGGCCTTGCCGGCACGGCCCATGCGCTGCATTTCGGCTCGGCCCATTTCGCGCTTGGGACGGTGTTCGGACTGAAGGCGCTGACCGCTGCGATCCTCGGGGGCATCGGCTCGCTGCCCGGCGCATTGCTGGGCGGCATCGCCCTGGGGCTCGCGGAAACGCTCTGGTCGGGTTATCTGCCGATCCAGTGGCGCGATGTCGCGGTCTTCTCCGCGCTCGTCCTCATCATCGTGATCCGCCCGCAGGGGCTGTTCTCTCCCGACCGGAGGCCGGTTTGA
- the hemB gene encoding porphobilinogen synthase — MTIRALRGNPPAPQVSQSEPLPLTTRMRRNRKTDWSRRMVRENTLTVDDLIWPLFLIDSSQARTPVSTMPGVDRLSIDEAVREAERAARLGIPALAPFPYVDPALRDPVGSEAENAHNLMCRAVRAIKAAVPEIGLITDAALDPYTSHGHDGVMSEDGRILNDPTVAILCRQALALAEAGADCIAPSDMMDGRIAAIRETLDNAGLTDTQIMSYAAKYASAFYGPFRDAIGTKATLIGDKRTYQMDPANTDEAIREVEIDIAEGADMVMVKPGLPYLDVCHRVKATFGLPTFAYQVSGEYAMIEMAARAGAIDGERAMLESLMCFKRAGCDGVLTYFAPRVAEILTARR; from the coding sequence ATGACGATCCGTGCACTCCGCGGCAACCCACCGGCCCCCCAGGTGAGCCAGTCCGAGCCCTTGCCGCTGACCACCCGCATGCGGCGCAACCGCAAGACCGACTGGTCGCGGCGGATGGTGCGCGAGAACACGCTGACCGTCGACGACCTGATCTGGCCCCTGTTCCTGATCGACAGTTCGCAGGCCCGCACACCGGTGTCGACCATGCCCGGCGTCGATCGCCTTTCCATCGACGAGGCCGTGCGCGAGGCCGAGCGCGCCGCCCGTCTTGGCATTCCGGCGCTGGCGCCCTTCCCCTATGTCGACCCCGCGTTGCGCGATCCGGTGGGATCGGAGGCGGAAAACGCCCATAACCTGATGTGCCGCGCAGTGCGCGCCATCAAGGCGGCCGTGCCGGAGATCGGCCTCATCACCGATGCGGCGCTCGATCCCTACACCTCCCATGGCCATGACGGCGTGATGTCGGAGGACGGGCGCATCCTCAACGATCCGACGGTGGCGATCCTGTGCCGGCAGGCGCTGGCCCTGGCGGAAGCCGGTGCCGACTGTATCGCGCCCTCCGATATGATGGACGGGCGGATCGCCGCGATCCGCGAGACGCTGGACAATGCCGGCCTGACCGACACCCAGATCATGAGCTATGCGGCGAAATATGCCTCGGCCTTCTACGGGCCGTTCCGCGATGCGATCGGAACGAAGGCGACGCTGATCGGCGACAAGCGCACCTACCAGATGGATCCGGCCAATACCGACGAGGCGATCCGCGAGGTCGAGATCGACATCGCGGAAGGCGCCGACATGGTGATGGTGAAGCCCGGCCTGCCCTATCTCGACGTCTGCCACCGGGTGAAGGCGACCTTCGGCCTGCCGACCTTCGCCTACCAGGTGTCCGGCGAGTACGCGATGATCGAGATGGCGGCTCGCGCCGGCGCGATCGACGGCGAGCGCGCCATGCTGGAAAGCCTGATGTGCTTCAAGCGCGCCGGCTGCGATGGCGTGCTGACCTATTTCGCGCCGCGGGTGGCCGAAATCCTGACCGCTCGCCGCTGA
- a CDS encoding acyl-CoA dehydrogenase family protein, whose protein sequence is MDFALTEEQEAFQGVARDFAESEMAPFARDWDAGSVFPEETLRKAAALGFGGIYVKEDVGGSGLTRLDAAVIFEELAKGCVSTTAYISIHNMAAWMIDTYGHEDLRRRYLPDLCTMKTFSSYCLTEAGAGSDAASLRTRAVKDGNSYVINGAKAFISGGGRSDVYVVMARTGGEGAKGVSCFVVDKDTPGLSFGAQEKKLGWKSQPTAVVDFDNVRVPAENLVGEEGQGFRIAMAGLDGGRLNIAACSLGGAQFCLDRTVAYMTDRKQFGSALKDFQALRFRIADYATELEAARLMVRRAAVAVGAKEPRATTLAAMAKRFATDIGFEVVNGCLQLHGGYGYLNDHPIERVLRDVRVHQILEGTNEIMRVIVSRDVLGA, encoded by the coding sequence ATGGATTTCGCGCTGACCGAGGAGCAGGAAGCCTTCCAGGGTGTTGCCCGCGACTTCGCGGAGTCCGAGATGGCGCCCTTCGCCCGCGACTGGGACGCCGGCTCTGTCTTTCCAGAGGAGACGCTGCGCAAGGCGGCAGCCCTCGGCTTTGGCGGCATCTATGTGAAGGAGGATGTCGGCGGCTCGGGCCTGACCCGTCTCGACGCCGCCGTGATCTTCGAGGAACTGGCCAAGGGCTGCGTTTCCACCACGGCCTATATCTCGATCCACAACATGGCCGCCTGGATGATCGACACCTATGGCCACGAGGATCTGCGCCGGCGCTATCTGCCCGACCTCTGCACGATGAAGACCTTTTCCAGCTATTGCCTGACCGAGGCTGGAGCGGGATCGGATGCGGCCTCGCTGCGCACCCGCGCGGTCAAGGATGGCAATTCCTATGTGATCAATGGCGCCAAGGCCTTCATTTCGGGCGGCGGCCGGTCCGACGTCTATGTCGTGATGGCACGCACCGGCGGGGAGGGCGCCAAGGGCGTCTCCTGCTTCGTCGTCGACAAGGACACGCCGGGCCTCTCATTCGGCGCGCAGGAGAAGAAGCTCGGCTGGAAGAGCCAGCCGACCGCCGTGGTCGACTTCGACAATGTCCGCGTGCCCGCCGAGAACCTGGTGGGCGAGGAAGGCCAAGGCTTCCGCATCGCCATGGCCGGCCTCGACGGCGGCCGGCTCAACATCGCGGCCTGTTCGCTCGGCGGCGCGCAGTTCTGTCTCGACCGCACGGTTGCCTACATGACCGACCGCAAGCAGTTCGGCTCTGCCCTCAAGGATTTCCAGGCCCTGCGCTTCCGCATCGCCGATTATGCGACCGAACTGGAAGCCGCCCGCCTGATGGTGCGCCGCGCCGCTGTCGCCGTCGGCGCCAAGGAGCCGCGCGCCACGACACTCGCCGCCATGGCCAAGCGCTTCGCCACCGATATCGGCTTCGAGGTGGTCAATGGCTGCCTGCAACTGCACGGCGGCTACGGCTATCTGAACGACCATCCGATCGAACGTGTGCTGCGCGACGTCCGCGTGCACCAGATTCTCGAAGGCACCAACGAGATCATGCGCGTCATAGTCTCGCGCGATGTTCTCGGCGCGTGA
- a CDS encoding enoyl-CoA hydratase/isomerase family protein — translation MTSPDALPPEVLLERRGSCGLITLNRPQALNALTLTMVRAMRPALEAWAIDPAVTRVVIIGAGGKAFCAGGDIRVLHDLGKAGRQDEALTFWREEYELNCLIKRYPKPYIALIDGIVMGGGVGVSIHGSHVVAGEKFAFAMPEVGIGFFPDVGGTYFLPRVPGEVGAYMALTGARMNQGDALASGLATHALASSRFAELLDALCRPDAVDSTLEAFADVSVVPPSVTAQRQGIDASFAASRVEDVLAALDRAGATSEWAAKTAATIRTKSPTSLKLALAQVRRGKGMSFEDAMITEFRIVSRICHGDDFYEGVRAVIIDKDNKPNWHPADLADVSDAAIDAHFAPLGPDELMPPARRTR, via the coding sequence ATGACATCACCTGACGCTCTCCCCCCCGAAGTCCTGCTGGAACGCCGCGGCTCGTGCGGTCTCATCACGCTGAACCGCCCGCAGGCGCTGAACGCGCTGACGCTGACCATGGTGCGCGCCATGCGCCCGGCCCTCGAGGCCTGGGCGATCGATCCGGCGGTCACTCGCGTCGTCATCATCGGCGCCGGCGGCAAGGCCTTCTGCGCCGGCGGCGACATTCGCGTGCTGCATGATCTGGGCAAGGCGGGCCGCCAGGACGAGGCTTTGACCTTCTGGCGCGAGGAATATGAGCTCAACTGCCTGATCAAGCGCTACCCGAAGCCCTATATCGCTCTCATCGACGGCATCGTCATGGGCGGCGGCGTCGGTGTCTCGATCCATGGCAGCCATGTGGTCGCCGGCGAGAAATTCGCCTTCGCCATGCCGGAAGTCGGTATCGGCTTCTTCCCTGATGTTGGCGGCACCTATTTCCTGCCGCGCGTGCCGGGTGAGGTCGGCGCCTATATGGCGCTGACCGGCGCCCGCATGAACCAGGGCGATGCGCTGGCAAGCGGCCTTGCCACCCATGCACTGGCTTCATCGCGCTTTGCCGAACTGCTCGATGCGCTTTGCCGGCCGGATGCGGTGGATTCCACGCTCGAGGCCTTCGCCGATGTGTCCGTCGTGCCGCCGTCGGTCACCGCGCAGCGCCAGGGCATCGATGCCTCCTTCGCGGCAAGCCGGGTCGAGGACGTCCTTGCAGCGCTCGACCGGGCAGGGGCCACCAGCGAATGGGCGGCGAAGACCGCTGCCACCATCCGCACCAAATCGCCAACCTCGCTCAAGCTGGCGCTCGCCCAGGTGCGGCGCGGCAAGGGGATGAGCTTTGAAGATGCGATGATCACCGAATTCCGCATCGTCTCGCGCATCTGCCATGGCGATGACTTCTATGAGGGCGTGCGGGCCGTCATCATCGACAAGGACAACAAGCCGAACTGGCACCCGGCCGACCTGGCCGACGTGTCCGATGCGGCGATCGACGCGCATTTCGCGCCGCTTGGACCTGACGAACTGATGCCGCCCGCGAGGCGCACCCGGTGA
- a CDS encoding DUF6163 family protein: protein MSITKQRLSSDAPIQAEPEHRLDWSKILTVFLRTLAILSLVRGLSNWATICGLWSGAETSGFEDLAPAHQATIVFFAVIELVAGVGLWLTSAWGGVVWLLAALVSLTIDASAWFGVPGWVNIAARPHLATLADLALMAFYLVAAGAAARQSDDPDDE from the coding sequence GTGAGCATCACCAAACAGCGCCTGTCGAGCGACGCGCCGATCCAGGCGGAGCCAGAACACCGGCTCGACTGGAGCAAGATCCTGACCGTGTTCCTGCGGACGCTGGCGATCCTCAGCCTTGTCCGCGGCCTGTCCAACTGGGCGACGATCTGCGGACTATGGTCGGGTGCGGAGACCAGCGGCTTCGAGGATCTTGCTCCGGCGCATCAGGCGACAATCGTCTTCTTCGCCGTCATCGAGCTGGTGGCGGGTGTCGGCCTCTGGCTCACCTCCGCGTGGGGCGGCGTTGTCTGGCTGCTGGCCGCGCTTGTCTCGCTCACCATCGACGCATCCGCCTGGTTCGGCGTGCCGGGCTGGGTGAACATTGCGGCCAGGCCGCATCTGGCCACTCTCGCCGACCTGGCTCTGATGGCCTTCTATCTGGTCGCAGCGGGTGCCGCGGCGCGACAGTCCGACGATCCGGACGACGAATAG
- the mmsB gene encoding 3-hydroxyisobutyrate dehydrogenase, with the protein MSTIAFIGLGNMGGPMAANLIKAGHRVIGTDLAEAALARHEAAGGVRGASIAAAVSEADVVVTMLPSGREVMALYGGDAGIIAKAKAGALLIDSSTIDVDTARAVAKLAAARGLAMLDGPVSGGVGGASAGTLTFMCGGEDATFERARPYLEAMGKTIVHAGGPGNGQAAKICNNMILGITMIATSEAFVLAEKLGLEAQKLFDIASKSSGQSWSLTTYCPVPGPVPTSPANRDYQAGFTAAMMLKDLKLAQAAASSAGAVTPLGAEAAALYGLYAAQGEAGTDFSGIVNFLRGT; encoded by the coding sequence ATGAGCACGATCGCCTTCATCGGTCTTGGCAATATGGGCGGTCCGATGGCCGCCAATCTGATCAAGGCCGGCCACCGCGTCATCGGCACGGATCTCGCCGAGGCGGCGCTTGCCCGTCACGAGGCCGCCGGCGGCGTGCGCGGCGCCTCGATCGCGGCCGCAGTCAGCGAAGCCGATGTCGTCGTCACCATGCTGCCATCGGGCCGCGAGGTCATGGCGCTCTATGGCGGCGATGCCGGCATCATCGCCAAGGCAAAGGCCGGCGCCCTGCTGATCGACTCTTCCACCATCGACGTCGATACCGCTCGCGCGGTGGCCAAGCTCGCTGCAGCCCGGGGTCTCGCCATGCTTGATGGCCCGGTCTCGGGTGGCGTCGGCGGCGCCTCGGCCGGCACGCTTACCTTCATGTGCGGCGGCGAGGACGCAACCTTCGAGCGGGCCAGGCCTTATCTCGAGGCCATGGGCAAGACGATTGTCCATGCCGGCGGGCCCGGCAACGGCCAGGCGGCCAAGATCTGCAACAACATGATCCTCGGCATCACGATGATCGCCACCTCCGAGGCCTTCGTGCTGGCCGAGAAGCTCGGCCTCGAGGCCCAGAAGCTGTTCGACATCGCCTCGAAGTCCTCGGGACAATCCTGGTCGCTCACCACCTATTGCCCTGTGCCGGGCCCGGTGCCGACCAGCCCGGCCAATCGCGACTATCAGGCGGGCTTCACCGCCGCGATGATGCTGAAGGACCTGAAGCTTGCCCAGGCTGCGGCAAGCTCGGCGGGAGCGGTGACGCCGCTTGGCGCCGAAGCCGCGGCCCTCTACGGCCTCTATGCTGCTCAAGGCGAGGCCGGCACCGACTTTTCCGGGATTGTGAACTTCCTGCGCGGCACGTGA